A stretch of Henckelia pumila isolate YLH828 chromosome 4, ASM3356847v2, whole genome shotgun sequence DNA encodes these proteins:
- the LOC140863410 gene encoding uncharacterized protein isoform X1: MDLMYIVLLMASRRNIPPPHDRHITPAPEMTRRGLLPAVSHYVEPLPHVLLENKLAVQAAEIEQLSEDNHKLACSHISLRQDLVAAHREVEKLREHIRSIQTEGDIQIRILSDKAGKMEANIRAGDNINKELQEARVEAQSLVEAKLQLTAQIQRAMNELDTVRADVKKLPEMHSELDSLRQELKRLRKVFEHEKGLNIEKVEQMKIMEKDLIHMVEEVESLRAEVLDAEKRASAPIPYDTPRINSDYTYPPTFHGNGGFDNFRRPFPPSVGVVGGGTYPFASSGYAPLPPLVNGPVISGTGVPGWGGTFDTSHIQK, encoded by the exons ATGGACCTCATG TATATTGTCTTACTCATGGCTTCAAGAAGAAATATACCACCTCCGCATGACAGGCATATTACACCAGCTCCAGAAATGACTCGACGTGGTCTGTTGCCTGCTGTCTCCCACTATGTGGAGCCACTTCCTCATGTTCTTTTAGAGAACAAATTGGCCGTTCAGGCTGCAGAAATAGAACAACTTTCTGAAGATAATCATAAATTGGCATGTAGTCATATTTCCTTGAGGCAGGACCTTGTAGCTGCACATCGGGAAGTGGAGAAACTTAGAGAACATATTAGAAGCATCCAAACAGAAGGTGACATTCAGATTCGGATTTTATCGGACAAGGCTGGAAAAATGGAAGCAAACATTAGAGCTGGAGACAATATTAATAAGGAACTTCAAGAGGCTCGTGTCGAAGCACAAAGCTTGGTGGAGGCTAAGCTACAGTTGACTGCTCAAATCCAACGTGCTATGAATGAATTGGATACCGTTCGTGCCGATGTCAAAAAGCTTCCAGAAATGCATTCTGAACTTGATAGTTTGAGACAAGAACTTAAAAGATTACG CAAGGTCTTTGAACATGAAAAAGGTTTGAACATAGAAAAGGTGGAACAAATGAAGATCATGGAAAAAGACCTTATTCACATGGTTGAAGAAGTGGAAAGTTTACGAGCTGAGGTGTTAGATGCTGAGAAGAGGGCTAGCG CTCCAATACCTTATGACACCCCTCGTATCAATTCAGATTACACGTATCCGCCTACTTTTCATGGAAACGGTGGTTTTGACAATTTTAGAAGGCCTTTTCCCCCTTCGGTTGGAGTTGTGGGAGGGGGAACATATCCGTTTGCCAGCAGCGGATATGCACCTCTTCCTCCATTAGTTAACGGCCCAGTCATCAGTGGCACCGGTGTTCCTGGCTGGGGAGGTACATTTGATACATCCCATATTCAGAAGTAA
- the LOC140863410 gene encoding uncharacterized protein isoform X3, giving the protein MDLMYIVLLMASRRNIPPPHDRHITPAPEMTRRGLLPAVSHYVEPLPHVLLENKLAVQAAEIEQLSEDNHKLACSHISLRQDLVAAHREVEKLREHIRSIQTEGDIQIRILSDKAGKMEANIRAGDNINKELQEARVEAQSLVEAKLQLTAQIQRAMNELDTVRADVKKLPEMHSELDSLRQELKRLRKVFEHEKGLNIEKVEQMKIMEKDLIHMVEEVESLRAEVLDAEKRASDYTYPPTFHGNGGFDNFRRPFPPSVGVVGGGTYPFASSGYAPLPPLVNGPVISGTGVPGWGGTFDTSHIQK; this is encoded by the exons ATGGACCTCATG TATATTGTCTTACTCATGGCTTCAAGAAGAAATATACCACCTCCGCATGACAGGCATATTACACCAGCTCCAGAAATGACTCGACGTGGTCTGTTGCCTGCTGTCTCCCACTATGTGGAGCCACTTCCTCATGTTCTTTTAGAGAACAAATTGGCCGTTCAGGCTGCAGAAATAGAACAACTTTCTGAAGATAATCATAAATTGGCATGTAGTCATATTTCCTTGAGGCAGGACCTTGTAGCTGCACATCGGGAAGTGGAGAAACTTAGAGAACATATTAGAAGCATCCAAACAGAAGGTGACATTCAGATTCGGATTTTATCGGACAAGGCTGGAAAAATGGAAGCAAACATTAGAGCTGGAGACAATATTAATAAGGAACTTCAAGAGGCTCGTGTCGAAGCACAAAGCTTGGTGGAGGCTAAGCTACAGTTGACTGCTCAAATCCAACGTGCTATGAATGAATTGGATACCGTTCGTGCCGATGTCAAAAAGCTTCCAGAAATGCATTCTGAACTTGATAGTTTGAGACAAGAACTTAAAAGATTACG CAAGGTCTTTGAACATGAAAAAGGTTTGAACATAGAAAAGGTGGAACAAATGAAGATCATGGAAAAAGACCTTATTCACATGGTTGAAGAAGTGGAAAGTTTACGAGCTGAGGTGTTAGATGCTGAGAAGAGGGCTAGCG ATTACACGTATCCGCCTACTTTTCATGGAAACGGTGGTTTTGACAATTTTAGAAGGCCTTTTCCCCCTTCGGTTGGAGTTGTGGGAGGGGGAACATATCCGTTTGCCAGCAGCGGATATGCACCTCTTCCTCCATTAGTTAACGGCCCAGTCATCAGTGGCACCGGTGTTCCTGGCTGGGGAGGTACATTTGATACATCCCATATTCAGAAGTAA
- the LOC140863410 gene encoding protein FLX-like 3 isoform X2 — translation MASRRNIPPPHDRHITPAPEMTRRGLLPAVSHYVEPLPHVLLENKLAVQAAEIEQLSEDNHKLACSHISLRQDLVAAHREVEKLREHIRSIQTEGDIQIRILSDKAGKMEANIRAGDNINKELQEARVEAQSLVEAKLQLTAQIQRAMNELDTVRADVKKLPEMHSELDSLRQELKRLRKVFEHEKGLNIEKVEQMKIMEKDLIHMVEEVESLRAEVLDAEKRASAPIPYDTPRINSDYTYPPTFHGNGGFDNFRRPFPPSVGVVGGGTYPFASSGYAPLPPLVNGPVISGTGVPGWGGTFDTSHIQK, via the exons ATGGCTTCAAGAAGAAATATACCACCTCCGCATGACAGGCATATTACACCAGCTCCAGAAATGACTCGACGTGGTCTGTTGCCTGCTGTCTCCCACTATGTGGAGCCACTTCCTCATGTTCTTTTAGAGAACAAATTGGCCGTTCAGGCTGCAGAAATAGAACAACTTTCTGAAGATAATCATAAATTGGCATGTAGTCATATTTCCTTGAGGCAGGACCTTGTAGCTGCACATCGGGAAGTGGAGAAACTTAGAGAACATATTAGAAGCATCCAAACAGAAGGTGACATTCAGATTCGGATTTTATCGGACAAGGCTGGAAAAATGGAAGCAAACATTAGAGCTGGAGACAATATTAATAAGGAACTTCAAGAGGCTCGTGTCGAAGCACAAAGCTTGGTGGAGGCTAAGCTACAGTTGACTGCTCAAATCCAACGTGCTATGAATGAATTGGATACCGTTCGTGCCGATGTCAAAAAGCTTCCAGAAATGCATTCTGAACTTGATAGTTTGAGACAAGAACTTAAAAGATTACG CAAGGTCTTTGAACATGAAAAAGGTTTGAACATAGAAAAGGTGGAACAAATGAAGATCATGGAAAAAGACCTTATTCACATGGTTGAAGAAGTGGAAAGTTTACGAGCTGAGGTGTTAGATGCTGAGAAGAGGGCTAGCG CTCCAATACCTTATGACACCCCTCGTATCAATTCAGATTACACGTATCCGCCTACTTTTCATGGAAACGGTGGTTTTGACAATTTTAGAAGGCCTTTTCCCCCTTCGGTTGGAGTTGTGGGAGGGGGAACATATCCGTTTGCCAGCAGCGGATATGCACCTCTTCCTCCATTAGTTAACGGCCCAGTCATCAGTGGCACCGGTGTTCCTGGCTGGGGAGGTACATTTGATACATCCCATATTCAGAAGTAA